The following proteins are encoded in a genomic region of Neomonachus schauinslandi chromosome 7, ASM220157v2, whole genome shotgun sequence:
- the GPX8 gene encoding probable glutathione peroxidase 8 isoform X1, with protein MEPLTAYPLRCSGSKAKVFAVLLSMVLCTVMLFLLQLKFLKPKINSFYTFEVKDAKGRTVSLEKFKGKVALVVNVASDCQLTDRNYLALQELHKEFGPFHFSVLAFPCNQFGESEPRPSKEVVSFARNNYGVTFPIFHKIKILGSEADPAFRFLVDSSKKEPRWNFWKYLVNPEGQVVKSWRPEEPIEVIRPEIAALIRQMIIRKKEDL; from the exons ATGGAGCCTCTTACAGCGTACCCTTTAAGATGTTCAGGGTCGAAAGCAAAGGTATTTGCAGTTTTACTGTCTATGGTTCTATGCACAGTAATGCTATTTCTTCTACAACTAAAATTCCTAAAACCTAAAATCAACAGCTTTTATACCTTTGAAGTGAAAGATGCAAAAGGAAGAACAGTTTCTCTGGAAAAGTTTAAAGGCAAA GTTGCGCTAGTTGTAAACGTGGCTAGTGACTGCCAACTCACAGACAGAAATTACTTAGCACTGCAGGAACTGCACAAAGAGTTTGGACCATTTCACTTCAGCGTCTTGGCCTTTCCATGCAATCAGTTCGGAGAATCGGAGCCCCGCCCAAGCAAGGAAGTAGTATCTTTTGCAAGAAATAACTACGGAGTGACATTCCCCATCTTCCACAAGATTAAGATTCTAGGATCTGAAGCAGACCCTGCATTTAGATTTCTTGTTG ATTCTTCAAAGAAGGAACCGAGGTGGAATTTCTGGAAGTATCTGGTCAACCCTGAGGGCCAAGTTGTGaagtcctggaggccagaggaaCCCATTGAAGTCATCAGGCCTGAGATAGCAGCTCTGATTAGACAAATgatcataagaaagaaagaggaccTGTGA
- the GPX8 gene encoding probable glutathione peroxidase 8 isoform X2, translated as MEPLTAYPLRCSGSKAKVALVVNVASDCQLTDRNYLALQELHKEFGPFHFSVLAFPCNQFGESEPRPSKEVVSFARNNYGVTFPIFHKIKILGSEADPAFRFLVDSSKKEPRWNFWKYLVNPEGQVVKSWRPEEPIEVIRPEIAALIRQMIIRKKEDL; from the exons ATGGAGCCTCTTACAGCGTACCCTTTAAGATGTTCAGGGTCGAAAGCAAAG GTTGCGCTAGTTGTAAACGTGGCTAGTGACTGCCAACTCACAGACAGAAATTACTTAGCACTGCAGGAACTGCACAAAGAGTTTGGACCATTTCACTTCAGCGTCTTGGCCTTTCCATGCAATCAGTTCGGAGAATCGGAGCCCCGCCCAAGCAAGGAAGTAGTATCTTTTGCAAGAAATAACTACGGAGTGACATTCCCCATCTTCCACAAGATTAAGATTCTAGGATCTGAAGCAGACCCTGCATTTAGATTTCTTGTTG ATTCTTCAAAGAAGGAACCGAGGTGGAATTTCTGGAAGTATCTGGTCAACCCTGAGGGCCAAGTTGTGaagtcctggaggccagaggaaCCCATTGAAGTCATCAGGCCTGAGATAGCAGCTCTGATTAGACAAATgatcataagaaagaaagaggaccTGTGA
- the GPX8 gene encoding probable glutathione peroxidase 8 isoform X3: MEPLTAYPLRCSGSKAKFGESEPRPSKEVVSFARNNYGVTFPIFHKIKILGSEADPAFRFLVDSSKKEPRWNFWKYLVNPEGQVVKSWRPEEPIEVIRPEIAALIRQMIIRKKEDL; this comes from the exons ATGGAGCCTCTTACAGCGTACCCTTTAAGATGTTCAGGGTCGAAAGCAAAG TTCGGAGAATCGGAGCCCCGCCCAAGCAAGGAAGTAGTATCTTTTGCAAGAAATAACTACGGAGTGACATTCCCCATCTTCCACAAGATTAAGATTCTAGGATCTGAAGCAGACCCTGCATTTAGATTTCTTGTTG ATTCTTCAAAGAAGGAACCGAGGTGGAATTTCTGGAAGTATCTGGTCAACCCTGAGGGCCAAGTTGTGaagtcctggaggccagaggaaCCCATTGAAGTCATCAGGCCTGAGATAGCAGCTCTGATTAGACAAATgatcataagaaagaaagaggaccTGTGA
- the GPX8 gene encoding probable glutathione peroxidase 8 isoform X4, which translates to MEPLTAYPLRCSGSKAKVFAVLLSMVLCTVMLFLLQLKFLKPKINSFYTFEVKDAKGRTVSLEKFKGKILQRRNRGGISGSIWSTLRAKL; encoded by the exons ATGGAGCCTCTTACAGCGTACCCTTTAAGATGTTCAGGGTCGAAAGCAAAGGTATTTGCAGTTTTACTGTCTATGGTTCTATGCACAGTAATGCTATTTCTTCTACAACTAAAATTCCTAAAACCTAAAATCAACAGCTTTTATACCTTTGAAGTGAAAGATGCAAAAGGAAGAACAGTTTCTCTGGAAAAGTTTAAAGGCAAA ATTCTTCAAAGAAGGAACCGAGGTGGAATTTCTGGAAGTATCTGGTCAACCCTGAGGGCCAAGTTGTGa